In a single window of the Nodularia spumigena CCY9414 genome:
- a CDS encoding DUF309 domain-containing protein, whose protein sequence is MSEIIPPEFWQGVEQFNSGQFYACHDTLEALWIEASEPEKTFYQGILQIAVAQYHLGNGNWRGAVILLGEGSNRLRRYPSVYSSIDVDELLSQSAALLSVLQQMGAEKFSAGDFGDSQALPSPKIAVINE, encoded by the coding sequence ATGAGCGAAATTATCCCCCCAGAGTTTTGGCAAGGGGTAGAACAGTTTAACTCTGGACAGTTCTACGCTTGTCATGACACTTTAGAGGCTTTGTGGATAGAAGCCAGCGAACCAGAAAAAACCTTTTATCAAGGGATTTTACAAATTGCTGTAGCACAGTATCATTTGGGTAATGGCAACTGGCGAGGTGCTGTAATTTTACTAGGAGAAGGCAGCAATCGCTTACGACGTTACCCATCTGTTTATAGCAGCATTGATGTAGACGAGTTATTAAGTCAAAGTGCAGCCTTGTTGTCAGTATTACAACAAATGGGAGCAGAAAAATTTAGTGCTGGTGACTTCGGTGATAGTCAGGCTTTACCTTCGCCCAAAATTGCCGTAATTAACGAGTAA
- a CDS encoding ferredoxin thioredoxin reductase catalytic beta subunit: MISSENNTTSTDKSLEAMRHFSEQYAKRTGTYFCSEPSVTAVVIEGLAKHKDDLGAPLCPCRHYEDKEAEVNATYWNCPCVPMRERKECHCMLFLTPDNEFAGDQQEITLETIKEVRDSMG, encoded by the coding sequence ATGATCTCATCAGAAAATAACACAACATCCACAGATAAAAGCCTAGAGGCAATGCGGCACTTTTCCGAACAGTACGCTAAACGAACAGGAACATACTTCTGTTCAGAACCTTCTGTAACCGCAGTCGTAATTGAAGGACTAGCAAAACATAAAGACGATTTAGGTGCGCCTTTGTGTCCCTGTCGCCACTACGAAGACAAAGAAGCTGAAGTGAATGCTACATACTGGAACTGTCCCTGCGTACCCATGAGAGAACGCAAAGAGTGCCACTGTATGCTGTTTCTTACCCCAGATAACGAGTTTGCTGGAGACCAACAAGAAATTACTCTAGAAACCATCAAAGAAGTCCGAGACAGCATGGGATGA